A DNA window from Kitasatospora atroaurantiaca contains the following coding sequences:
- a CDS encoding amino acid adenylation domain-containing protein — MTRSSATPPGRPAADLVRPILAAARRNPGLPAVTAPDGTADYCALAARVDLLAREFADRGVGPGSRVGLVLTPGREAVAAALAAMSLGAAYVPLDPQQPAERLRTILANCSPGAVVAEAGPAAGLPGALVPGVAVGPWRQDRTATVSEPAVRADDVAYVVHTSGSTGVPKAVQVEHGGVVNLLRDLDRRAPVPTAFTGSWWTNPSFDVAAWEVWAPLTRGGHLVVVPQENRLEAPRFADHLHRHGVQSAYVPPALLPEFCALLRADRQYCAGLVRLLVGVEPIALGLLQSLCRARPGLMVVNGYGPAETTICCTLHTVSATGGEPHERTPIGTPVAGNRVLLLDERGRVSATGTGELLVVGAGVARGYLHADGASATGFVTAPDGSGERAYRTGDRVTTRPDGELVFVERVDRQLKINGHRIEPGEVETAIRQSARVREVVVGRRELPGAGAALVAYVVPEAGGRWDDRALRAGLGLLLPSYAVPQVILPLPALPQTRHGKTDHAALAALPLPAAPAEAVELAAGTAAVVARAWQAELRHPVLLTAGFAEAGGTSLGAVRVAAALRLGTGRQVWAADVMRAGGIRHLAELLDAAPPARPGAGAGAGTAPLGTTEQGMWFQDKVHAGRGMYAEALCFELPPGVEAERLAKAVAAVCDAHPVLSAAVREQPDGPWMDLSGARPALEERELGEAPDLAELVRRSVDVTAGPLFRPLLCRTPDGQRLLLLVWHHLATDGWSARILLADLARCYDSSVPPDRAGRTICDLMAERTGFLTRPGLPDRVRRAAALLEGTVTPESAVGAGTGLRTGTLAVSLDPTTTAQLSAVAASAGVTPAVVLLAAYEQALCDVLGRSDFPLGVAVTDRAWLDAERTAGCLVDTAVLRGVRRDLTADTALRTLADGLDDLTRPEHRVPLPALVAEVRRAARLRHADFPSCYFSLDEEPELRLGGVRCTPVPVARTGGRFDATLSLRVGPDGVRGHLEHRWRLLTDTAAQQLHGRLLHHLAVLTVAEPAPSGPLSPARGSRPADAR, encoded by the coding sequence CGGCCACGCCGCCCGGCCGCCCGGCCGCCGATCTGGTCCGCCCGATCCTCGCCGCTGCTCGGCGGAACCCCGGGCTGCCCGCGGTCACCGCGCCCGACGGCACGGCCGACTACTGCGCGCTGGCCGCTCGAGTCGACCTGCTGGCAAGGGAGTTCGCCGACCGGGGGGTCGGCCCCGGCAGCCGGGTGGGGCTGGTGCTGACGCCCGGCCGGGAGGCGGTCGCGGCGGCGCTGGCGGCCATGAGCCTCGGGGCGGCCTACGTGCCGCTCGATCCGCAGCAGCCGGCCGAGCGCCTCCGGACGATCCTGGCGAACTGCTCGCCCGGAGCCGTCGTCGCCGAGGCCGGGCCGGCCGCCGGGCTGCCCGGCGCACTGGTGCCCGGCGTCGCCGTCGGGCCCTGGCGCCAGGACCGCACGGCGACCGTCTCAGAGCCGGCGGTACGGGCGGACGACGTCGCGTACGTCGTGCACACCTCGGGCTCGACGGGCGTCCCGAAAGCCGTGCAGGTGGAGCACGGCGGCGTGGTCAACCTGCTCCGGGACCTCGACCGCCGGGCACCGGTGCCGACGGCGTTCACCGGCTCGTGGTGGACCAACCCCTCCTTCGACGTCGCCGCCTGGGAGGTCTGGGCACCACTCACCCGGGGCGGTCACCTCGTCGTGGTGCCGCAGGAGAACCGCCTGGAGGCCCCGCGGTTCGCCGACCACCTCCATCGGCACGGGGTGCAGAGCGCGTACGTCCCCCCGGCCCTGCTGCCCGAGTTCTGCGCGCTGCTCCGGGCCGACCGGCAGTACTGTGCCGGGCTGGTGCGGCTGCTGGTGGGCGTCGAGCCGATCGCACTGGGCCTTCTGCAGTCGCTGTGCCGGGCCAGGCCCGGGCTGATGGTGGTGAACGGCTACGGCCCGGCGGAGACCACCATCTGCTGCACCCTGCACACCGTGTCGGCCACCGGCGGCGAGCCGCACGAGCGCACACCGATCGGCACGCCGGTGGCGGGCAACCGGGTGCTCCTGCTGGACGAACGCGGCCGCGTGAGCGCAACCGGCACCGGCGAGCTGCTGGTCGTCGGCGCCGGTGTCGCCCGCGGCTATCTGCACGCCGACGGCGCCTCGGCGACCGGCTTCGTGACCGCCCCGGACGGGAGCGGGGAGCGCGCGTACCGCACCGGGGACCGGGTCACCACCCGCCCCGACGGGGAACTCGTCTTCGTCGAGCGGGTGGACCGGCAGCTCAAGATCAACGGCCACCGGATCGAACCCGGGGAGGTCGAGACCGCGATCCGGCAGAGCGCGCGGGTCCGCGAGGTGGTGGTCGGCCGCCGGGAGCTGCCCGGGGCAGGGGCCGCCCTGGTGGCGTACGTCGTTCCGGAGGCGGGCGGGCGGTGGGACGACCGGGCCCTGCGGGCCGGCCTGGGGCTGCTGCTGCCCTCGTACGCCGTGCCGCAGGTGATCCTGCCATTGCCCGCCCTGCCGCAGACCCGGCACGGCAAGACCGACCACGCGGCGCTGGCCGCCCTGCCGCTGCCGGCCGCGCCTGCAGAAGCGGTTGAACTCGCGGCGGGCACCGCCGCCGTGGTGGCGCGGGCCTGGCAGGCCGAGCTCCGCCATCCGGTGCTGCTCACGGCAGGGTTCGCCGAAGCGGGCGGCACCTCCCTCGGCGCGGTACGGGTCGCGGCCGCGCTGCGCCTCGGCACCGGCCGACAGGTGTGGGCTGCCGACGTGATGCGCGCGGGCGGCATCCGGCACCTCGCCGAGCTCCTCGACGCGGCCCCGCCCGCGCGCCCGGGCGCCGGCGCCGGGGCGGGGACGGCGCCGCTCGGCACGACCGAGCAGGGCATGTGGTTCCAGGACAAGGTGCACGCCGGCCGCGGCATGTACGCCGAGGCACTCTGCTTCGAGCTGCCGCCCGGGGTCGAGGCGGAGCGTCTGGCGAAGGCGGTGGCCGCGGTCTGCGACGCGCATCCCGTCCTCTCCGCCGCCGTGCGGGAGCAGCCGGACGGGCCCTGGATGGACCTGTCCGGCGCCCGGCCGGCCCTCGAGGAACGCGAGCTCGGCGAGGCACCGGATCTGGCCGAGCTGGTCCGGCGCTCGGTGGATGTGACGGCCGGTCCGCTCTTCCGGCCGCTGCTCTGCCGCACCCCCGACGGGCAGCGCCTGCTCCTCCTGGTCTGGCACCACCTCGCGACCGACGGCTGGTCGGCCCGGATCCTGCTGGCGGACCTGGCCCGCTGCTACGACTCCTCCGTGCCGCCCGACCGGGCGGGCCGGACCATCTGCGACCTCATGGCGGAGCGGACCGGCTTCCTCACCCGCCCGGGCCTCCCCGACCGGGTCCGCCGCGCCGCGGCACTCCTGGAGGGCACCGTTACCCCGGAATCCGCCGTGGGGGCAGGCACCGGGCTGCGGACCGGGACCCTCGCCGTCTCCCTCGACCCGACGACCACGGCACAACTGAGCGCCGTCGCCGCCTCCGCCGGGGTCACGCCGGCGGTCGTCCTCCTCGCGGCGTACGAGCAGGCCCTGTGTGACGTCCTCGGCCGCTCGGACTTCCCGCTCGGCGTTGCGGTCACCGACCGGGCCTGGCTCGACGCCGAGCGGACGGCCGGCTGCCTGGTCGACACGGCCGTACTGCGCGGCGTCCGGCGAGACCTCACGGCCGACACCGCCCTGCGCACCCTGGCGGACGGGCTCGACGACCTCACCAGGCCCGAGCACCGGGTACCGCTCCCCGCGCTGGTGGCCGAGGTGCGCCGGGCCGCCAGGCTGCGCCACGCCGACTTCCCGTCCTGCTACTTCAGCCTGGACGAGGAGCCCGAGCTCCGTCTGGGCGGCGTCCGCTGTACACCGGTGCCCGTCGCCCGGACGGGCGGGCGCTTCGACGCGACCCTCTCGCTCCGGGTCGGGCCCGACGGCGTACGCGGTCACCTGGAACACCGGTGGCGGCTGCTCACGGACACGGCCGCGCAGCAGCTCCACGGCCGCCTGCTGCACCACCTCGCGGTCCTGACCGTGGCAGAGCCGGCCCCGAGCGGCCCGCTCAGTCCGGCTCGGGGATCGCGGCCCGCAGACGCGCGGTGA
- a CDS encoding HIT family protein — MDCLFCAVVAGSAHAHRVLDDEVAVAFLDHRPLFPGHVLVVPRRHVETVTDLPPGDVGPFFTRVQRVTAAVERGMGAVGSFVAANNRISQSVPHLHVHVVPRNPKDGLRGFFWPRSRYASEAEAAEVTARLRAAIPEPD, encoded by the coding sequence GTGGACTGTCTCTTCTGCGCGGTGGTGGCGGGCTCCGCGCACGCGCACCGGGTGTTGGACGACGAGGTGGCGGTGGCGTTCCTGGACCACCGGCCGCTCTTCCCCGGGCACGTCCTGGTGGTCCCCCGCCGGCACGTCGAGACGGTGACCGACCTGCCCCCGGGGGACGTCGGGCCGTTCTTCACCCGGGTCCAGCGCGTCACCGCCGCCGTGGAGCGGGGCATGGGAGCGGTCGGTAGTTTCGTGGCGGCCAACAACCGGATCAGCCAGTCGGTGCCTCACCTGCACGTCCACGTGGTGCCCCGCAATCCGAAGGACGGCCTGCGCGGGTTCTTCTGGCCGCGCAGCCGGTACGCGAGCGAGGCCGAGGCCGCCGAGGTCACCGCGCGTCTGCGGGCCGCGATCCCCGAGCCGGACTGA